In Dromiciops gliroides isolate mDroGli1 chromosome 4, mDroGli1.pri, whole genome shotgun sequence, one DNA window encodes the following:
- the SMYD2 gene encoding N-lysine methyltransferase SMYD2 isoform X2 produces the protein MTLPDPGITQKGVVLSFWRKEGLSKCGRCRQAFYCNVDCQKEDWPMHKLECSAMCVFGENWNPSETVRLTARILAKQKTHHERTPSEKLLAVKEFESHLDKLDNEKKELIQSDIAALHHFYSKHIEYPDNASLVTLFAQVNCNGFTIEDEELSHLGSAIFPDVALMNHSCCPNVIVTYKGTLAEVRAVQEINPGDEVFTSYIDLLYPTEDRNDRLKDSYFFTCECRECTTKAKDKAKVEIRKLSEPPKAESIRDMVKYARNVIEEFRRAKHYKSPSELLEICELSQEKMGSLFEDSNVYMLHMMYQAMGVCLYMQDWEGALRYGQKIIKPYSKHYPLYSLNVASMWLKLGRLYMGLEHKASGVKALKKAIAIMEVAHGKDHPYISEIKKEIEDH, from the exons AAAGAAGATTGGCCCATGCACAAGCTAGAGTGTTCTGCcatgtgtgtgtttggggaaaACTGGAATCCCTCAGAGACTGTGAGGCTAACTGCAAGGATCCTGGCCAAACAG AAAACACACCATGAAAGAACACCATCAGAGAAGTTGTTGGCTGTAAAGGAGTTTGAATCAC atctggaTAAGCTGGACAATGAGAAGAAAGAATTAATCCAGAGTGACATTGCTGCTCTCCATCACTTTTATTCTAAGCACATAGAATACCCAGACAATGCTAGTCTGGTTACACTTTTTGCACAG GTTAATTGCAATGGTTTCACAATTGAAGATGAAGAACTTTCACATTTGGGATCAGCAATATTTCCAGA CGTTGCACTGATGAACCACAGTTGTTGTCCCAATGTGATTGTCACGTATAAGGGGACCCTGGCCGAAGTGAGAGCTGTGCAGGAAATAAACCCTGGAGATGAG GTTTTTACTAGCTATATTGACCTGCTATACCCTACAGAGGATCGCAATGACCGGTTAAAAGACTCCTACTTCTTCACATGCGAGTGCAGGGAATGTACTACCAAAGCAAAG GATAAAGCCAAGGTGGAAATCCGAAAGCTGAGCGAGCCCCCAAAGGCCGAAAGCATCCGAGACATGGTGAAATATGCACGGAATGTCATCGAGGAGTTCAGGAGGGCCAAGCATTATAAAT CCCCAAGCGAGCTGCTGGAGATCTGTGAGCTCAGCCAGGAGAAGATGGGATCCTTGTTTGAAGATAGCAATGTGTACATGTTACACATGATGTACCAGGCCATGGGTGTCTGCCTGTACATGCAGGACTGGGAAGGTGCCTTGCGCTATGGACAGAAAATCATCAAGCCCTACAG CAAACATTATCCACTGTATTCCCTAAATGTGGCCTCCATGTGGCTCAAGCTAGGACGGCTATATATGGGACTGGAACACAAAGCTTCAGGAGTAAAAGCCCTGAAAaag gcTATCGCTATTATGGAAGTAGCTCATGGCAAAGATCATCCCTACATTTCCGAGatcaaaaaggaaattgaagaccATTGA